The Leadbettera azotonutricia ZAS-9 genome has a window encoding:
- a CDS encoding pyridoxamine 5'-phosphate oxidase family protein: protein MQEIIQFLNEAKVFYLATAEGDQPRVRPMGFVMEYEGKLCFCTNNKKEMYKQMKANPKIEISACGNEGKTLRIAGSVAFNTSREAKVKALEVNPHLKTMYSPDDGIFEVFYFIQGTAVFGDMKGGKKEVKL from the coding sequence ATGCAGGAAATCATTCAGTTCTTAAACGAGGCCAAGGTCTTCTACCTTGCCACAGCAGAGGGAGACCAGCCCAGGGTAAGGCCCATGGGTTTTGTAATGGAATACGAAGGAAAGCTCTGCTTCTGTACCAACAACAAGAAGGAAATGTACAAGCAAATGAAGGCTAATCCCAAAATCGAAATCAGCGCCTGCGGGAATGAGGGGAAAACCCTCAGAATCGCCGGAAGCGTGGCATTTAACACCTCAAGGGAGGCCAAAGTTAAGGCTCTGGAGGTCAATCCCCACCTTAAAACCATGTATTCTCCTGATGATGGTATATTCGAAGTTTTCTATTTTATCCAGGGAACTGCGGTTTTTGGCGACATGAAGGGCGGGAAAAAAGAAGTCAAGCTTTAG
- the cysK gene encoding cysteine synthase A, which yields MARAEKITDLIGNTPIVKINKLNEGGATVYVKLESFNPLHSVKDRIALALIEAGEKDGRIKKGTVLIEPTSGNTGIGLAYVAAVKGYRIILTMPETMSIERRKLLKALGAELELTEGAKGMKGAIAKAEELAASIPNSFIPQQFNNPANPAIHEATTGPEIWNDTEGKIDILIGGVGTGGTVTGAGRYLKSKKASVKVVAVEPSASPVLSGGNPGPHKIQGIGAGFVPQVYDKDIIDEIYQTDDVKAGTAARRLAKEEGILVGISSGSALEAALTISKRPENKGKTIVAVLPDTGERYLSTWLWEE from the coding sequence ATGGCAAGAGCTGAAAAAATCACGGATCTCATTGGGAATACCCCAATTGTCAAAATCAACAAGCTGAACGAGGGAGGCGCCACGGTTTATGTAAAACTGGAGAGCTTTAACCCCCTCCATAGCGTCAAGGACAGGATAGCCCTGGCCCTCATCGAAGCAGGCGAAAAAGACGGCCGCATCAAAAAAGGCACAGTCCTCATAGAACCCACCTCGGGCAACACCGGTATCGGGCTGGCCTATGTAGCGGCGGTCAAAGGCTACCGCATCATCCTCACCATGCCCGAAACCATGAGCATTGAGCGGCGCAAGCTCCTCAAGGCCCTGGGCGCAGAGCTGGAGCTTACCGAAGGCGCAAAGGGCATGAAGGGCGCAATTGCCAAGGCCGAAGAGCTGGCTGCATCCATCCCCAATTCCTTCATACCCCAGCAGTTCAACAATCCCGCAAACCCCGCAATCCACGAAGCAACCACAGGCCCGGAAATCTGGAATGACACCGAAGGCAAGATCGACATACTCATTGGCGGCGTCGGCACAGGCGGCACGGTCACTGGCGCAGGGAGGTACCTCAAATCCAAAAAAGCCTCTGTAAAAGTAGTCGCAGTTGAACCTTCGGCTTCCCCGGTGCTTTCGGGCGGCAACCCCGGCCCTCACAAGATCCAGGGCATTGGCGCAGGATTCGTACCCCAGGTTTACGACAAGGACATCATTGACGAAATCTACCAGACCGACGATGTAAAGGCCGGTACTGCAGCCCGCCGTCTTGCCAAAGAAGAAGGCATCCTGGTGGGGATTTCTTCCGGTTCCGCCCTGGAAGCGGCCCTGACTATTTCCAAACGCCCCGAAAACAAGGGCAAGACCATAGTCGCGGTCCTCCCCGACACCGGCGAGCGTTACCTTTCAACCTGGCTCTGGGAAGAATAA
- a CDS encoding patatin-like phospholipase family protein — protein MGQRLNAQAEESPKVALVLGGGGAKGFVHIAILELLEELGIHVDMVAGVSSGAIVGGLYCAGYSPEMLREALSQLDWVSFFLDRPVSPFEDELAAQNLPLRFRLNGGFTPDWGKGYSTGETAYTLFKSLTVKIPSYIEFDKLPIPFAAGAVAVPEGRIEMIRRGDLAEAIRASMGIQGIFEPLPIDGQRYVDGGLLYNLPVREVRDMGYDVVIAVELFPLPERINTAPMDVLPMMNDLYSNRLSREQRDLADLVLMPDVQRFTTMDFSKAREIYSLAPGERERLKEALIGLKEKIASISESGVSGAAGTKTSIPAYGELPPIIPQGIAISGALPSDRSGIEKSFARLIRGKPLEQGKLSAFIREIYRTGNYRLVITRTDTRNGSALLDLQLYPDDKAKILLLAGGAYHGVLSSSSISKLSLSSGVQFLGLTGPGSALSLGSSVLDILSFRFMYLQPLSSRVFISVSGDIVRDQDIVIQGPLSNSGVVSQVLAASGSLKGGIRIGDHSALSIAPEIFWANTVDDQGASLAFVAALSFCTLDYHLFPSRGIYAQIGNTLYFPLPPDTGTHYDSLSLDLTGALPLSRKFSLIAMGGAETAFGLGEPSRLIPFGHFDEFDRVYFPHLAGRQPYAAHKAAASLALQFQPWKNLTILGGRMILSLSVAAGETTASWDEYKMDRIVWNGSFNMGIQLNKSFGLQFRAGAGGVGSQHAAPFISLDIGSF, from the coding sequence ATGGGGCAAAGGCTCAATGCTCAAGCTGAAGAAAGTCCTAAGGTTGCCCTGGTTCTCGGCGGCGGCGGGGCAAAGGGCTTTGTCCATATTGCGATCCTGGAGCTTCTGGAAGAGCTGGGTATCCACGTCGATATGGTGGCGGGAGTAAGCTCCGGAGCCATTGTGGGCGGGCTCTACTGCGCCGGTTATAGCCCGGAAATGCTCAGAGAAGCCCTTTCGCAGTTGGACTGGGTTTCGTTCTTCCTTGACAGGCCGGTTTCCCCCTTTGAGGATGAACTTGCCGCACAGAACCTTCCCCTCAGGTTTCGCCTTAATGGCGGCTTTACCCCTGACTGGGGAAAGGGCTATTCTACCGGAGAAACGGCGTATACCCTCTTCAAGTCCCTCACAGTCAAGATACCTTCTTATATTGAATTCGACAAGCTGCCAATCCCTTTTGCGGCGGGTGCTGTAGCTGTCCCGGAAGGCAGGATAGAGATGATCCGCCGGGGGGATCTTGCCGAGGCAATCCGGGCAAGTATGGGAATTCAGGGGATTTTTGAGCCTTTGCCAATTGATGGTCAAAGATATGTTGATGGCGGCCTCCTGTACAATCTTCCGGTTCGGGAAGTCCGGGATATGGGTTATGACGTAGTCATTGCGGTAGAGCTTTTTCCACTGCCCGAACGTATCAATACTGCGCCCATGGATGTCCTGCCGATGATGAACGATCTCTATTCTAACCGTCTAAGCCGTGAGCAGCGCGACCTGGCGGATCTGGTGCTGATGCCGGATGTACAGCGCTTTACCACCATGGATTTTTCGAAGGCCCGGGAGATCTACTCCTTAGCCCCCGGGGAGCGGGAACGGCTAAAGGAAGCCCTTATAGGGCTAAAGGAAAAAATAGCCAGCATCTCTGAATCCGGGGTGTCCGGGGCTGCGGGGACAAAAACTTCCATCCCAGCTTATGGGGAGCTGCCCCCGATTATTCCCCAGGGTATTGCTATTTCGGGCGCTCTTCCTTCTGACCGGAGCGGTATCGAAAAATCCTTTGCCCGCCTTATCAGGGGGAAACCCCTGGAACAGGGTAAGCTCTCCGCCTTTATCAGGGAGATATACAGAACCGGCAATTACCGCCTTGTCATAACCCGGACAGATACCCGTAATGGTTCGGCCTTGCTTGATTTGCAGCTTTACCCTGATGACAAGGCAAAAATCCTTCTTCTTGCCGGGGGAGCATACCACGGCGTCCTCTCGTCCTCATCAATCAGCAAGCTGTCTTTGTCGAGCGGCGTCCAGTTTCTGGGGTTGACCGGACCGGGATCGGCGTTGTCCCTGGGATCATCTGTGCTGGATATCCTTTCCTTCCGCTTTATGTACTTGCAGCCTCTTTCCTCCCGGGTCTTTATATCAGTTTCCGGGGATATAGTGCGGGATCAGGATATTGTCATTCAGGGTCCTTTGTCCAACAGCGGGGTAGTGAGCCAGGTCCTGGCTGCCTCGGGAAGTCTTAAAGGAGGCATCCGTATCGGCGATCATAGCGCCCTCAGTATTGCCCCGGAAATTTTCTGGGCAAATACTGTGGATGATCAGGGCGCATCTCTGGCTTTTGTCGCAGCTTTAAGCTTTTGCACCCTGGACTATCACCTCTTCCCATCCAGGGGGATATATGCCCAGATTGGGAATACCCTGTATTTTCCCCTCCCCCCGGATACAGGGACGCACTATGACAGCCTTTCCCTGGATTTGACTGGGGCGCTTCCTCTGAGCCGCAAATTCAGCCTTATTGCCATGGGCGGGGCAGAAACTGCCTTTGGGCTTGGCGAGCCTTCGCGCCTGATACCTTTTGGACATTTTGATGAATTTGACCGGGTTTACTTTCCCCACCTGGCAGGCAGACAGCCTTACGCTGCCCATAAAGCTGCCGCTTCCCTTGCTCTCCAGTTTCAGCCCTGGAAAAACCTGACTATTCTTGGAGGGCGGATGATTCTCTCCCTCTCCGTTGCTGCAGGGGAAACAACAGCTTCCTGGGATGAATACAAAATGGACAGGATTGTCTGGAACGGGTCTTTTAATATGGGCATACAGCTGAATAAAAGCTTCGGCCTGCAATTCAGGGCAGGGGCGGGGGGTGTTGGTTCACAACACGCCGCCCCGTTTATTTCCCTTGATATAGGTTCTTTTTAA
- a CDS encoding NifB/NifX family molybdenum-iron cluster-binding protein: MSWKVAVTSADGVLINQHFGHAKWFFIYNLEPDGSFALLEKRDTAPWCSEENHERDSPGASLGIAAAISDCTAVLTARIGPPAQKKLELAGISVYEQPDSIANALPKLAAYYGKSQAAKL; this comes from the coding sequence ATGAGTTGGAAGGTAGCGGTTACCAGTGCCGACGGCGTGTTGATCAACCAGCATTTTGGCCATGCCAAATGGTTTTTCATCTATAACCTTGAACCGGACGGCAGCTTCGCCCTTCTTGAAAAACGGGATACCGCCCCCTGGTGCAGCGAGGAAAACCATGAACGGGATAGCCCCGGGGCAAGCTTAGGCATAGCGGCAGCCATTTCCGACTGCACTGCGGTCCTCACCGCCCGCATAGGCCCCCCTGCCCAAAAAAAGCTGGAACTCGCAGGGATCTCCGTCTACGAACAGCCCGACTCCATCGCAAATGCCCTGCCAAAGCTGGCAGCCTATTATGGGAAGAGTCAGGCGGCGAAGCTATAG
- a CDS encoding GH39 family glycosyl hydrolase, giving the protein MRKLFLFLLPALLCLSACSDGTPEEEAYVTVSLDLNNAVLGSDTVSIPEDFVGIIHSGYSNDPDSEYALLNELGVEWVHQDFSWSSIEKADNQWTFGSFDAYVTRANAEGKKVLGMLLYDVGWIHTGKGEPDKYVSEDEIPLFCDYARETVKRYNGKNGHGKVDAWAIWNEPNLEDRFWKGTKAEFYALTKATAETIRALDAIEDTHTFLVGGLFNTLATPEWIDGIFTSGAMEKIDAIAYHPYTPNAFGAAGVYHGFKNQVAAHGFADKIWVNEIGYPTQGSYGTEVKESDMPEMVTKTMALLAADGAKTIFWYHLFDSQNRNPIDSEDWFGLVWKNGSDWQKKGGYDAFALCAHQFRGKESRTISFPGSNLPGFIKTCYFEGNDNSRILLVWNESVISTRNVKITLPGIDHKVWNLANGSSQDVGATNTVTLYPTDRSKQTVVFLTWQQP; this is encoded by the coding sequence ATGCGCAAGCTTTTCCTCTTTCTTCTTCCGGCTCTCCTCTGTTTGAGTGCGTGCTCCGATGGGACGCCGGAAGAAGAAGCTTATGTCACTGTCTCGCTGGATTTAAATAATGCGGTTCTAGGCAGTGACACTGTTTCCATTCCTGAGGATTTCGTCGGCATCATCCATTCCGGTTATTCCAATGATCCGGATAGTGAATATGCCCTCCTTAATGAGCTGGGTGTTGAATGGGTGCACCAGGACTTTAGCTGGAGCAGTATAGAAAAAGCTGATAATCAGTGGACTTTTGGTAGCTTTGATGCCTATGTAACGAGGGCGAATGCCGAAGGGAAAAAGGTCCTGGGTATGCTCCTTTATGATGTGGGTTGGATACATACAGGCAAAGGTGAACCTGATAAGTATGTATCCGAGGATGAAATACCGCTTTTCTGCGATTATGCCAGGGAAACAGTCAAACGTTATAACGGCAAAAACGGCCATGGTAAGGTAGACGCCTGGGCAATCTGGAATGAGCCGAATCTGGAAGACCGCTTCTGGAAAGGTACTAAAGCAGAATTCTATGCTCTGACAAAAGCAACAGCAGAAACCATTCGTGCTTTGGATGCAATTGAAGATACGCATACCTTCCTTGTTGGCGGATTATTTAATACCCTTGCTACCCCCGAGTGGATAGATGGGATATTTACAAGCGGCGCTATGGAAAAAATAGACGCTATTGCATATCATCCTTATACTCCTAATGCTTTTGGCGCTGCTGGTGTGTATCATGGCTTTAAAAATCAAGTCGCAGCGCATGGTTTTGCTGATAAAATATGGGTAAATGAAATAGGCTATCCTACCCAGGGGAGTTATGGCACCGAGGTAAAAGAATCCGATATGCCTGAAATGGTAACCAAGACCATGGCTCTTTTAGCTGCAGATGGGGCAAAAACCATTTTCTGGTATCATCTTTTTGACTCCCAGAACCGTAATCCCATTGATTCCGAAGACTGGTTTGGCTTGGTTTGGAAGAACGGATCAGACTGGCAGAAAAAAGGCGGATATGACGCTTTTGCACTTTGTGCGCATCAGTTTCGCGGAAAAGAATCCAGAACCATAAGCTTCCCCGGATCAAATCTTCCTGGTTTTATCAAGACCTGTTATTTTGAAGGCAATGACAATAGCCGCATACTCCTTGTTTGGAATGAAAGCGTGATTTCTACAAGGAATGTGAAAATCACCCTTCCGGGAATCGACCATAAGGTTTGGAATTTAGCCAATGGCTCATCCCAGGATGTTGGGGCCACTAATACCGTTACACTTTACCCTACTGATAGATCCAAACAGACCGTGGTGTTCCTGACTTGGCAGCAGCCATAG